TCCGAAAGTGGTCGGCCACAGTCCAAGCAGCAGAAACAGTCAATGTGGTGCTTGACACGAGATTCGTCCTCGACGAATTGACCCTCGATACCGCGCCCACAAGTTCCACACAGACTGCCGTTGAGCTTGTGGTAGTGCTGCTCGCAATATGGCTTGTCATTCAAAACGTAAAATTCTGCCGAGGTGAATGGGTTCGAGCACGTGGCGCACACAAAGCAGGCCTTGTGATATCTTCCAGTCAATCGCCCATCGGCAGACGAAACACTTTTTCCGGTAATGGGTTCTCCGCAGGCTTTGCAGTCACCGCGAGATGGAAGCTTGAGATCCTTGGATGCCTTTAGGTCTCTAGATGCCTTTCGGGGGGATTCACGCGGTGTAGGCTGAGATTGTCTTAAGGGCGACTGTCTTGGAGGGGATACTGGCGGTGCAGGCTGGGATTGTCTCGGAGGAGATTGCCTGGGAGAAGGCTGCTTTGGAGATTCCTGTCTGGGAGAAGGTTGCTTTGGAGATGCCTGAATGGGAGAAGATTGCCTGGGAGAGGGCTGCTTAGGGGAAGATTGTCTGGGGGAAGGCTGTTTGGGAGAGCTTTCGTTTTTTGGTCCCACTTCTGcctctggcggcggcggtcgGGTAGGATTCGAGTTCATGGCTGGGCTAAATGCCCTGTAGGGTTTGAATGACTGGCCGAGACCAGGCTGGATTGCCGGGTCatcgcgctcttcttcttctccctctggAATGAGATACGGCGATCGCGGTACCGGGGATCGAGCAGGAAGAGGTATTTCGGCTGCCGGGTCAAGCCGAAGATCCGCAGGCCGCGGTTTCTCCTGTGACCTTACCCTAAGTGCGTCCGGTATGCTGTTCCGCGCCTCAGATCTCGGGGGGCTTGTTTGCGCGGTGTTCTGGCTATGGTTGCTAAACGTAGAGTAGCCTGAAGACGCAGAGTCCGACGACGTATGATATGGGTTGCTAACACCAAACTCCTCGGCCAAGTTGAGAGAGGCCGTCGGCAAATGAGAGGGAATAAGACTTTTGCGAGGCGGTGGACGTCTCGACGTATCGGGAGCCAAAGAGGGTCGTCGTTCCCCCTCGGCTCCCATGGAAGGCAATCGGGACCGCGGACTCGAGTAAGATGGACGCCGGGGGGTTTCTCCTACACCAGGAGACGGCCTTGGGAAAGTTTCAGCCCTCATGGGCGGTGCCATGCCATTCGGGTCCAGCGTGCGCCCCGACGGTGGGCCGAATCCTTCGTATCCATTCTTCTGGGGCTGCTTCGGGGTTGATGGtatgttgttgctgcttccaGATGACAAACTGGAACTGCTTGTTCCCGGTCTCTCACTGAGTCGACCAGGCTCCTCTGAAACAGGTAAACCAAACCTGGAGAGCGACTCCTTCTTTGCTGGAAAGGCTCCGTGGGAAGTGGAAGGCCGCTGGCTGGCATCAAAGGGGCCGGGAGCAATGGTATTCATGCGCTCCATGAACCCGAGAGGTTTGGTGGAGGCGGGTGTGGACGTCAATGCGGCCATGCTTTTAGAGCTGCGATGGCCATTCGCGTCGGACTGTTTTTCGGGTATCTGAACTGGCTCGTCTGCTTTAGCAGCGCTAAATGAGAAAAAATCTCTTGCCTGGTCGGCAAAAGATGGTCTGTACGGCGTCATCGGTGAGGCGCTGCGCGAGCCTCCAGGTTGGCTCACTGGGGTCAGCGGTCCTGGAGCCATATACATTTTATCTAGGGAAAGTTAGCATTCAGCTGCCATCGGAGAGACTTTGTCGTCGAGAAATCGTACTTGCTGCGCCTATATCGACCGGGCCAGGCAATCGATCGGCGGATCTGGGGGGCGGCTCTACAAACTTGTCGTTGCTATCAGGAGGCGGCGATACTAGATATCCAACTTAGCACAGGCAACCACCGCATCACGGCGTGTATTATGAAATGACTTACGCTCGACCGACGGACACACGTGTTCTCCCATCAGGGAGATTTCGACTTGTAGGCCACATGACGAACACTTGATCGTCGGCAGGAAAGCCGACTCTCTGAGTCCAGACATGGTGGCGATACAGCACTTCCGTGTAGTGGTTCAAAATGTGTTATTCGAGGGTGAAGGGAAacattggagatgccggCATCGACACGTGCTACAGAAGCAATCGCTGTCGGTGGCAATTGGTACAAGATGGCGGGCAGCCAGTCTGTGTGATATAGAAGACGAGAGCTCGAGCAAAAGGCTGGCACACGACACCTCCCGTCTCTGCCACCTCCTTCAAGATGTTTTGCGCAGCTCCTTCAGGCCGCGGGTATCGAGTCGCTGAAACACAGCCTCGCCGTCTGAAGCCGGCGACAGCGTGTTCCAGCAAAAAGCTGGGCAATCAATCGTCTTCTAAACAGGAGCGGCGGCGGGAGTCAAGATGCTCTGATAGCTGTCAAGCCCACGCCGAGACGCCGGATGATTCCTGCGCTGGTCGACGCTTGACACCTCGCCTGCGGTATCCAGGAAGATGAATtggcgaggaagaaaagaagacagaagGGGGAATAAGGTGGCAGGTTTTGGAGGAACGGCTACCTGCAAACGGTGATGTTGCGCATAGTGTCTCGAGTTGTGGAGGTCACGGAAAGAAGTTGCTGGGGCCAGACCCCTGACTAGAGTTGCCCCGGTCCCTGTCGTTGGCCTGCGGATGGCCAGGTTTCTTTGGTGGGAGCTAATTGCGATCAGGTCGCGAATCCCTGTAAGCAGCCTCGCAGTGCCGTGACTAAACGTTGCGGTGATTGCGGTGTGGATTGGCATCGTCTTTGTTGTGCACAGAAGGAGGCACGAGTTGCGAATGGAATACGAGGCGAGGTGAGGCGAGGCTGGGCAACAGCTGCTGCCAACAAAGACTTGGACGGTTGAGGGTGTCGAGCCCCAGCATCAGCTCCCAACTCACCTACACCTACACGTACCTGAAGGTCCGTAGCACATGGAACACGGCGCACAGCATCTTTGTCACTTGACGGCACACGGATTGAAACCCTAGACACAAAAGTCGCCCGCACGACGGACCGTGGTAGGGCAGACCAGACACCGCGGGCGAGGGTCCTTAAGACCGCTCCCTTGGCAGGGAAAGGCcatactgtactcgtatgagttatgtactcgtaatatCCAGACGGACCTCTCGTCGTATTTTCATCGTCCCAATCGATATCCACTCCCTTTATTGTTTGTCAGTCCAATATCCAATACCGTAAGCCAGCGGCCGGTGTCCAATTCAGACTAAGGGCAGCGCTGCAGATTCTCCTGCTCGACGCATC
This genomic stretch from Trichoderma breve strain T069 chromosome 1, whole genome shotgun sequence harbors:
- a CDS encoding LIM domain-containing protein — translated: MSGLRESAFLPTIKCSSCGLQVEISLMGEHVCPSVELGYLVSPPPDSNDKFVEPPPRSADRLPGPVDIGAANKMYMAPGPLTPVSQPGGSRSASPMTPYRPSFADQARDFFSFSAAKADEPVQIPEKQSDANGHRSSKSMAALTSTPASTKPLGFMERMNTIAPGPFDASQRPSTSHGAFPAKKESLSRFGLPVSEEPGRLSERPGTSSSSLSSGSSNNIPSTPKQPQKNGYEGFGPPSGRTLDPNGMAPPMRAETFPRPSPGVGETPRRPSYSSPRSRLPSMGAEGERRPSLAPDTSRRPPPRKSLIPSHLPTASLNLAEEFGVSNPYHTSSDSASSGYSTFSNHSQNTAQTSPPRSEARNSIPDALRVRSQEKPRPADLRLDPAAEIPLPARSPVPRSPYLIPEGEEEERDDPAIQPGLGQSFKPYRAFSPAMNSNPTRPPPPEAEASPKQPSPRQESPKQPSPRQSPPRQSQPAPPVSPPRQSPLRQSQPTPRESPRKASRDLKASKDLKLPSRGDCKACGEPITGKSVSSADGRLTGRYHKACFVCATCSNPFTSAEFYVLNDKPYCEQHYHKLNGSLCGTCGRGIEGQFVEDESRVKHHIDCFCCLDCGRPLSDGYFEVDGRAYCEQDALRRTQPPPPAPYPQGPRRGGYGGPGPRPYGPPPGRMGPGGPGPRPGYGPGPGLPRGPGPYGGPPPGRLGPGMGPGMRPGPGPLPKMNKRMTRLGMM